GCGGTGCCGGCTGACGGCCGCGACCTGGCCGCCGCCGCGGCGGTACGGGTCCAGCTCCGCGGCCATCGCGCGTTCCCAGGAGCGGTCTTCGAACGCCGAGCCGATCAGCACGATCGCCGACGCCCGCTGCGCCCGCAGCGCCGAGACGTACGCCACTTCGCGGTCGGGGTCACGGAAGGTGTCGGCGAGCATCACGAGCAGGCCGTTGGCGTTGGCCACCTTCATGACCCCGCCGGCGACCGCGGAGAAGTACGGATCGGACACATCGTGACAGATCACCCCGACCGTCCGATGTGTCCCTCCGGCGAGTGCCTGCGCGTGTGCGTTCGGCGCGTACGCGAGCTCAGTCGCGGCCGACATCACGCGGTCGCGCAGGTCCGTGCGGACGGACGCGGTGCCGTTGAGCACCCGCGACGCCGTGGCGAGTGACACGTCGGCGCTTTGTGCCACGTCGGCCAACGTCACGTGTGGCCCCGACTTCATCGCTCCTCCATGGTGGTTCCTCGGGCATAGTGGCCCCATGCTCGGTCTGTACCCGGAAATCGAACCCTACGACCACGGGATGCTGCCGGTGGGCGATGGCAACGTAATCTACTGGGAGGAGTGCGGGAACCCCGCGGGCAAGCCGGTGGCGTTCCTGCACGGCGGTCCCGGCGGCGGCGCGTCGGCGCGGCACCGGCGGCTGTTCGACCCCGAGGGGTACCGGATCCTGCTGTTCGACCAGCGCGGTTGCGGCCGCAGCACACCCCACGGCAGCACGGCCGAGGCGGATCTGTCGGTGAACACCACCTGGCACCTGGTCGCCGACATGGAGCTCCTGCGCGAAGACCGCGGCATCGACCGGTGGCAGCTGTTCGGGGGCTCTTGGGGCAGCGTGCTTGCCCTTGCGTACGCCGAGCAGTATCCGCACCGCGTCAGCGAGCTCGTGTTGCGCGGGGTCGCGACGCTGCGGGTGAAAGAGATCCAGTGGCTCTTCGGCGGCGGTGCCGCGTGCCTGTTCCCGGAGGCGTGGTCGCGGTTCCTCGCGCCCGTGCCGTACGCGCGCCGCAGCGACAACCTGCTCGAGGTCTACCACGAGCTGCTGCACCACCCCGACCCCGAGGTCCACGGCCCGGCCGCGATCGCGTGGAGCCGGTGGGAGGGCGAGACGGTGAAGTTCACGCCGCAGGAGGAGGTGGTGTCGGCGTTCACCGAACCGGAGTTCGCGCTCGCCATCGCGCGCATCGAGAACCACTACTTCCGCCACGGCGGCTGGCTGGCCGAGGACCAGCTCATCCGCGAGGCCGGGAAGCTCACGGGCATCCCGTGCGTTCTCGTGCAGGGAAGGTACGACGTGGTCACTCCCGCGACGACGGCGTGGGAGCTGGCGCAGGTACTGCCCGGTGCGGAGCTGAAGATGATCTCCGACGCCGGGCACGCCTTCGACGAACCCCGGACGCTGCACGAGCTGATCAGCACGACCGACCGGTTCGCGCCACGCTGGGACGAGCACGAGAACAACGAACCGAGAGGAACCACACGGATGCTTTACGGTGACGAGCACGTCCGCCGCTACGAGGAGACCGACGGCGAGGTCGGCCACGAGTGGAAGCCCGGTGTGCCGACACTGGTCCTGACGACCAAGGGTCGCAAGTCCGGTGAGGACCGCAAGTTCGCGCTGATCTACCAGGAGGTGGACGGCAACCCCGTCATCGTCGCCTCCAAGGGCGGCGCGCCGAACCACCCCGGCTGGTACCTCAACCTGGAGGCCAACCCCGAGGCTCGCGTCCAGGTGCTGGCCGACAAGTTCACCGCCCGGGCCCGCACGGTCTCCGGCGAGGAGCGCGCCCGGCTGTGGGACAAGCTCGCCGAGGTGTGGCCGGACTACAACGAATACGCGAAGAAGACCGACCGTGAGATCCCCGTGGTGGTCCTCGAGCGGGTGTGATCCGCGCCGCGTCCGGGACCCGGGGTCACCGAGCCGGGTGGTCTTCGGCTACGAATGACGCTCATGGCCCTGCGAAACCGGTCGCGCGACCGCTGGACCCCGCTCGAGAACGAGGGGGAGCTGCTCACCTTCCGTCAGATGCAGGCCTACGGCCGGCGCTTCGCCCGCGCCGGCCGTGGGGCCTGGTACAGCTTCGCGATCGAGGTGGTCTGGCAGTTCCTGGTGCTGTTCAGCCGCTTCCGCGTACGGGGCTCGCGCCACATCCCGGCTTCGGGCGGGGTGCTGGTGGCGTCGAACCACCTGTCGTTCGCCGACCCGACCACGCTCACGGCGTTCTGCCTCGCCGCCGGCCGCGTGCCGCGGTACCTGGCCAAGTCGAGCCTGTGGGACCTGCCGGTGGTCGGCTCGGTGATGCGGTCCGGGCAGCACATTCCCGTGTACCGCGGAGCGCCGACGGCGGC
The sequence above is a segment of the Amycolatopsis sp. 2-15 genome. Coding sequences within it:
- a CDS encoding nitroreductase family deazaflavin-dependent oxidoreductase, giving the protein MLYGDEHVRRYEETDGEVGHEWKPGVPTLVLTTKGRKSGEDRKFALIYQEVDGNPVIVASKGGAPNHPGWYLNLEANPEARVQVLADKFTARARTVSGEERARLWDKLAEVWPDYNEYAKKTDREIPVVVLERV
- a CDS encoding lysophospholipid acyltransferase family protein, with translation MTLMALRNRSRDRWTPLENEGELLTFRQMQAYGRRFARAGRGAWYSFAIEVVWQFLVLFSRFRVRGSRHIPASGGVLVASNHLSFADPTTLTAFCLAAGRVPRYLAKSSLWDLPVVGSVMRSGQHIPVYRGAPTAAGAYRDAVKAVDAGECVTIFPEATFSADPGGWPMKGKTGVARIALETGVPVVPVANWGTHHLLPAGAWFPHGIPRKTVELVAGPPVDLSDLRYGEPTREVLEEATARIMCAVTDLLAGIRGEEPPGDRA